CCGTCACGCCGCTGGCTGTACCGCCTAGAATCGTCGATGCATTGACCCGCTCTTGCTTACGGGCGGACAAAGTACGCGCTTGTACTGCTTCAGTAATTAGGGTTAGGGGTACAGCTTTGTCTAAAGCATCCACCGATGTCCATAAACCTGTGCCTTTTTGCCCGGCGCGATCTAAGATTTTATCAACCAATGGCTGACCGTCTGCATCTTTTTGCCGCAAGATATGGCTGGTAATCTCAATTAAATACGATTGCAGCTTGCCTTGATTCCATTGCGTAAAAATATCTGCCATGTAGGCGTAGTCTAAGCCTAATGCGCTGTGCATTACTTGGCAGGTTTCGGCAATTAACTGCATATCGCCGTATTCAATACCATTGTGTACCATTTTTACATAATGTCCCGCACCGCCTTCGCCTAACCATTGGCAACAAGGCTGCCCATCGGCTTTAGCGGCAATCGCTTGGAACATCTCTTTAATCGTCGGCCACGCCTGCGACGCACCACCGGGCATTAAAGACGGCCCATGACGTGCACCTTCTTCGCCCCCCGAAACGCCCATCCCAACAAAATGAATACCCAACGCTTTTAACATTTCCCAACGGCGGGTACTGTCTTGGTAATATGAATTACCACCGTCAATAATAATATCGCCGGGGCTTAGCAACGGAAGCAACTGCTCAATCATGCTATCTACAGGCTTACCCGCCGTAATCATCAGCATAATGACACGCGGTTGTGGTAAAACCGTAATCAATGCTTGCAATGTTTCGGCCGCAATAAACTGCGACCCTTGCGCATGTTCCAACATAAAACGGGCGGTGGCATCAAAATTACGGTTATAAACTGCCACACTGTAGCCGTGATCATTAAAATTTAGCGCTAGATTTGCGCCCATCACGCCTAAACCAATTAAACCAATCTGTGCAGTCATGCTTTGCCTCTTATGATTTATCTAACACTTTGCCATCAAGCATAGACTGCCTGTTCACTTTCAGCGATTACACCTAGCTTTACTAGCCTGATTCGCTTGTTTGGTTTTGCTATCTGAAAAATTCGCAAATGTCCTAGGCTTGACATACAGTTACCTTAACAATCACAAAAAAATTGAGGTGCAGCATGCCCCTACGTGAGTCGAGCTTAATAGAAAAACTTTGGCAACCGTTACGCAATATCGGTTTTATTCCCCTTGTCCTACTGGTTATCGGCATTGCCTTATGGACAACCTGGTACACCATTCCCAGCGATTCCGTCGGAATGCTGCAACGTTTTGGCAAATTCCAAAATGAAGTACAACCCGGTTTACATTTCAAACTACCCTTAGGCATTGATACCGTGACGATTGTCCCCGTCAAACGTCAGCTTAAGCAGGAATTCGGCTTTGCCACCTCTGGCGCAACTAACCCTGAACAGCATTCCTCCAACCCTGAAGAAGAATCACCAATGGTCACAGGTGATTTGAATGCCGCATTAGTTGAATGGGTTGTGCAATATCGTATTTCTGACCCGTTTAAATATTTATTTGAAATACGCGAACCGGGTACGACGCTACGCGATGTCTCCGAATCCGTTATGCGTGAAGTGGTGGGTGACCGTACTGTGGATGAAGTGATTACGATTGGTCGCCAAGATATTGAAGTCGAAGCGCTTAAACGTATGCAAGACCTTACCCAACGTTATGGTATGGGAATTAGTATCGACCAAGTGCAATTGAAAAATATTAATCCACCCGCGCCCGTACAAGATTCCTTTAATGAAGTGAACCAAGCGCAGCAAGAAAAAGAACGCTTAATCAATGAAGCGCGACGTGATTACAACAAGGTGATTCCATTAGCCGAAGGCGAAAAAGATCAGCGCATTCGGGAAGCTGAAGGTTATCGCTTAAAACGCATTAATGAGGCGGAAGGCGATGTCGCTCGGTTTAGAGCCGTCTTTGCGCAATATCAGAAAGCACCTGATGTGACTAAACGGCGTTTGTATGTGGAAACCCTGCAAAATGTGCTGCCCGCTGTGCAAAATAAAGTGGTGGTGGATAGTGATTTGACTTCCCCCCCT
This DNA window, taken from Candidatus Thiocaldithrix dubininis, encodes the following:
- the gnd gene encoding decarboxylating NADP(+)-dependent phosphogluconate dehydrogenase; translation: MTAQIGLIGLGVMGANLALNFNDHGYSVAVYNRNFDATARFMLEHAQGSQFIAAETLQALITVLPQPRVIMLMITAGKPVDSMIEQLLPLLSPGDIIIDGGNSYYQDSTRRWEMLKALGIHFVGMGVSGGEEGARHGPSLMPGGASQAWPTIKEMFQAIAAKADGQPCCQWLGEGGAGHYVKMVHNGIEYGDMQLIAETCQVMHSALGLDYAYMADIFTQWNQGKLQSYLIEITSHILRQKDADGQPLVDKILDRAGQKGTGLWTSVDALDKAVPLTLITEAVQARTLSARKQERVNASTILGGTASGVTVTQPADYLQPLHDALYASKLVSYAQGFMLMKTASEQYNWNLPYGEIALLWRAGCIIRSRFLDDIKASFSRSPVPESLLLDPFFAQELKQAEAGWRKAVSLAIMQGVPAPTFASALTFFDGYRCANGSANILQAQRDYFGSHGYQRVDRDPNLLFHTHWTGDGKEVLLTPTQ
- the hflK gene encoding FtsH protease activity modulator HflK, with protein sequence MPLRESSLIEKLWQPLRNIGFIPLVLLVIGIALWTTWYTIPSDSVGMLQRFGKFQNEVQPGLHFKLPLGIDTVTIVPVKRQLKQEFGFATSGATNPEQHSSNPEEESPMVTGDLNAALVEWVVQYRISDPFKYLFEIREPGTTLRDVSESVMREVVGDRTVDEVITIGRQDIEVEALKRMQDLTQRYGMGISIDQVQLKNINPPAPVQDSFNEVNQAQQEKERLINEARRDYNKVIPLAEGEKDQRIREAEGYRLKRINEAEGDVARFRAVFAQYQKAPDVTKRRLYVETLQNVLPAVQNKVVVDSDLTSPPS